From Capra hircus breed San Clemente chromosome 1, ASM170441v1, whole genome shotgun sequence, the proteins below share one genomic window:
- the SKIL gene encoding ski-like protein isoform X2, producing MENLQANFSLVQSSNKKLNGMEDDGSPPVKKMMTDIHANGKMMINKLPAVKKEHLDDYETPMETNEEHVKRTCASVPEPLHLNPSLKHTLAQFHLSSQSSLGGPAAFSARYSQESMSPTVFLPLPSPQVLPGPLLIPSDSSTELTQTVLEGESISCFQVGGEKRLCLPQVLNSVLREFSLQQINTVCDELYIYCSRCTSDQLHILKVLGILPFNAPSCGLITLTDAQRLCNALLRPRTFPQNGSILPAKNSLAQLKETGSAFEVEHECLGKCQGLFAPQFYVQPDAPCIQCLECCGMFAPQTFVMHSHRSPDKRTCHWGFESAKWHCYLHVNQKYLGTPEEKKLKIILEEMKEKFSMRNGKRTQSKIDTPPGMELQSWYPVIKQEGDHVSQTHSFLHPSYYLYMCDKVVAPNVSLTSAVPQSKEVTKTEASKSIPRQSEKPHSSGKHQKIVSYPDVSLEEQEKMDLKASKELYSHLDPSVSNNSTSKKKPESATCSLVRDTSKSGTDCDVAASSPFLVKDVTCEDDKGKIMEEVVRTYVKQQEKLNSVLQKKQQLQMEVEMLSSSKAMKELTEEQQNLQKELESLQNEHAQRMEEFHVEQKDLEKKLEQLAELRQRLDHAEADRQELQDELRQEREARQKLEKMIKELKLQILKSSKTAKE from the exons ATGGAAAACCTACAGGCAAATTTTTCCTTGGTTCAGAGCTCAAATAAAAAATTGAATGGGATGGAAGATGATGGCAGCCCTCCGGTGAAAAAGATGATGACAGACattcatgcaaatggaaaaatgATGATAAACAAGTTGCCAGCAGTAAAGAAGGAACACTTGGATGACTATGAAACACCAATGGAAACCAACGAAGAGCATGTCAAGAGGACCTGTGCCTCTGTGCCTGAACCTTTACATTTAAATCCTAGTTTGAAACATACTTTGGCACAATTCCATTTAAGTAGTCAGAGCTCTTTGGGTGGACCAGCAGCGTTTTCTGCTCGGTATTCCCAAGAAAGCATGTCACCTACGGTATTTCTGCCTCTTCCATCTCCTCAGGTTCTTCCTGGTCCACTGCTCATCCCTTCTGATAGCTCCACAGAACTCACCCAGACTGTGTTGGAAGGGGAGTCTATTTCTTGTTTTCAGGTTGGAGGAGAAAAGAGACTCTGTTTGCCCCAAGTCCTAAATTCTGTTCTCCGAGAATTTTCACTCCAACAAATAAATACAGTGTGTGATGAATTGTACATTTATTGCTCCAGATGTACATCAGACCAGCTTCACATCTTAAAGGTCCTGGGAATACTTCCATTCAATGCCCCATCCTGTGGGCTGATCACATTAACTGATGCACAAAGACTATGTAACGCTTTATTGCGGCCACGCACCTTTCCTCAAAATGGTAGTATACTACCTGCAAAAAACTCATTGGCCCAGTTGAAGGAAACTGGCAGTGCCTTTGAAGTGGAACATGAATGCTTGGGCAAATGTCAGGGTTTATTTGCACCCCAATTTTATGTTCAGCCAGATGCTCCATGTATTCAGTGTCTAGAGTGCTGTGGAATGTTTGCACCCCAGACGTTTGTGATGCATTCTCACAGATCACCGGACAAAAGGACTTGCCACTGGGGCTTTGAGTCAGCCAAATGGCATTGCTATCTTCATGTGAACCAAAAATACTTGGGGACACctgaagaaaagaaactgaagataattttagaagaaatgaaggagaaatttAGCATGAGGAATGGGAAGAGGACTCAATCcaag ATAGATACACcgccaggaatggaattgcagtCATGGTATCCAGTTATAAAACAGGAAGGTGACCATGTCTCTCAGACACATTCATTTTTACATCCCAG ctACTACTTATACATGTGTGATAAAGTGGTTGCACCAAATGTGTCACTTACTTCAGCTGTACCTCAGTCTAAAGAGGTCACAAAGACAGAGGCAAGCAAATCTATACCAAGACAGTCAGAGAAGCCTCACAGTAGTGGGAAACATCAAAAAATAGTGTCTTATCCAGATGTCTCACTGGAGGAACAAGAGAAAATGGATCTAAAAGCAAGTAAAGAATTATATAGCCACCTAG ATCCATCAGTCTCGAATAATTCTACCAGCAAAAAGAAACCTGAGTCTGCCACTTGCAGCTTAGTCAGAGACACAAGCAAATCAGGAACTGACTGTGATGTTGCAGCTTCATCTCCATTTCTTGTCAAAGATGTCACTTGTGAGGACGATAAGGGAAAAATCATGGAAGAAGTAGTGAGAACTTACGTAAAACAACAGGAAAAACTGAACTCAGTTTTACAGAAGAAGCAACAACTTCAGATG GAAGTTGAAATGTTGAGTAGTTCAAAAGCTATGAAGGAACTTACTGAAGAACAGCAGAATTTACAGAAAGAGCTTGAATCTTTGCAGAATGAACATGCTCAAAGAATGGAAGAATTTCATGTTGAACAGAAAGACTTAGAGAAAAAACTAGAGCAG CTGGCAGAACTGAGACAGAGACTGGACCATGCTGAGGCTGATAGGCAAGAACTCCAAGACGAACTCAGACAGGAACGGGAGGCAAGGCAGAAGTTAGAGAAGATGATAAAAGAGCTAAAGCTGCAAATTTTGAAATCATCAAAGACTGCTAAAGAATAG
- the SKIL gene encoding ski-like protein isoform X1 encodes MENLQANFSLVQSSNKKLNGMEDDGSPPVKKMMTDIHANGKMMINKLPAVKKEHLDDYETPMETNEEHVKRTCASVPEPLHLNPSLKHTLAQFHLSSQSSLGGPAAFSARYSQESMSPTVFLPLPSPQVLPGPLLIPSDSSTELTQTVLEGESISCFQVGGEKRLCLPQVLNSVLREFSLQQINTVCDELYIYCSRCTSDQLHILKVLGILPFNAPSCGLITLTDAQRLCNALLRPRTFPQNGSILPAKNSLAQLKETGSAFEVEHECLGKCQGLFAPQFYVQPDAPCIQCLECCGMFAPQTFVMHSHRSPDKRTCHWGFESAKWHCYLHVNQKYLGTPEEKKLKIILEEMKEKFSMRNGKRTQSKIDTPPGMELQSWYPVIKQEGDHVSQTHSFLHPSYYLYMCDKVVAPNVSLTSAVPQSKEVTKTEASKSIPRQSEKPHSSGKHQKIVSYPDVSLEEQEKMDLKASKELYSHLDPSVSNNSTSKKKPESATCSLVRDTSKSGTDCDVAASSPFLVKDVTCEDDKGKIMEEVVRTYVKQQEKLNSVLQKKQQLQMEVEMLSSSKAMKELTEEQQNLQKELESLQNEHAQRMEEFHVEQKDLEKKLEQVMKQKCTCDSNLEKDKEAEYAAQLAELRQRLDHAEADRQELQDELRQEREARQKLEKMIKELKLQILKSSKTAKE; translated from the exons ATGGAAAACCTACAGGCAAATTTTTCCTTGGTTCAGAGCTCAAATAAAAAATTGAATGGGATGGAAGATGATGGCAGCCCTCCGGTGAAAAAGATGATGACAGACattcatgcaaatggaaaaatgATGATAAACAAGTTGCCAGCAGTAAAGAAGGAACACTTGGATGACTATGAAACACCAATGGAAACCAACGAAGAGCATGTCAAGAGGACCTGTGCCTCTGTGCCTGAACCTTTACATTTAAATCCTAGTTTGAAACATACTTTGGCACAATTCCATTTAAGTAGTCAGAGCTCTTTGGGTGGACCAGCAGCGTTTTCTGCTCGGTATTCCCAAGAAAGCATGTCACCTACGGTATTTCTGCCTCTTCCATCTCCTCAGGTTCTTCCTGGTCCACTGCTCATCCCTTCTGATAGCTCCACAGAACTCACCCAGACTGTGTTGGAAGGGGAGTCTATTTCTTGTTTTCAGGTTGGAGGAGAAAAGAGACTCTGTTTGCCCCAAGTCCTAAATTCTGTTCTCCGAGAATTTTCACTCCAACAAATAAATACAGTGTGTGATGAATTGTACATTTATTGCTCCAGATGTACATCAGACCAGCTTCACATCTTAAAGGTCCTGGGAATACTTCCATTCAATGCCCCATCCTGTGGGCTGATCACATTAACTGATGCACAAAGACTATGTAACGCTTTATTGCGGCCACGCACCTTTCCTCAAAATGGTAGTATACTACCTGCAAAAAACTCATTGGCCCAGTTGAAGGAAACTGGCAGTGCCTTTGAAGTGGAACATGAATGCTTGGGCAAATGTCAGGGTTTATTTGCACCCCAATTTTATGTTCAGCCAGATGCTCCATGTATTCAGTGTCTAGAGTGCTGTGGAATGTTTGCACCCCAGACGTTTGTGATGCATTCTCACAGATCACCGGACAAAAGGACTTGCCACTGGGGCTTTGAGTCAGCCAAATGGCATTGCTATCTTCATGTGAACCAAAAATACTTGGGGACACctgaagaaaagaaactgaagataattttagaagaaatgaaggagaaatttAGCATGAGGAATGGGAAGAGGACTCAATCcaag ATAGATACACcgccaggaatggaattgcagtCATGGTATCCAGTTATAAAACAGGAAGGTGACCATGTCTCTCAGACACATTCATTTTTACATCCCAG ctACTACTTATACATGTGTGATAAAGTGGTTGCACCAAATGTGTCACTTACTTCAGCTGTACCTCAGTCTAAAGAGGTCACAAAGACAGAGGCAAGCAAATCTATACCAAGACAGTCAGAGAAGCCTCACAGTAGTGGGAAACATCAAAAAATAGTGTCTTATCCAGATGTCTCACTGGAGGAACAAGAGAAAATGGATCTAAAAGCAAGTAAAGAATTATATAGCCACCTAG ATCCATCAGTCTCGAATAATTCTACCAGCAAAAAGAAACCTGAGTCTGCCACTTGCAGCTTAGTCAGAGACACAAGCAAATCAGGAACTGACTGTGATGTTGCAGCTTCATCTCCATTTCTTGTCAAAGATGTCACTTGTGAGGACGATAAGGGAAAAATCATGGAAGAAGTAGTGAGAACTTACGTAAAACAACAGGAAAAACTGAACTCAGTTTTACAGAAGAAGCAACAACTTCAGATG GAAGTTGAAATGTTGAGTAGTTCAAAAGCTATGAAGGAACTTACTGAAGAACAGCAGAATTTACAGAAAGAGCTTGAATCTTTGCAGAATGAACATGCTCAAAGAATGGAAGAATTTCATGTTGAACAGAAAGACTTAGAGAAAAAACTAGAGCAGGTAATGAAGCAAAAATGTACCTGTGACTCaaatttagaaaaagataaagagGCTGAATATGCAGCACAG CTGGCAGAACTGAGACAGAGACTGGACCATGCTGAGGCTGATAGGCAAGAACTCCAAGACGAACTCAGACAGGAACGGGAGGCAAGGCAGAAGTTAGAGAAGATGATAAAAGAGCTAAAGCTGCAAATTTTGAAATCATCAAAGACTGCTAAAGAATAG